The Chrysemys picta bellii isolate R12L10 chromosome 12, ASM1138683v2, whole genome shotgun sequence genome has a segment encoding these proteins:
- the LOC135975009 gene encoding LOW QUALITY PROTEIN: zinc finger protein RFP-like (The sequence of the model RefSeq protein was modified relative to this genomic sequence to represent the inferred CDS: inserted 1 base in 1 codon): MAAAHPAKTLQDEITCTLCLEYFKDPVSLDCDHSFCRACITQCWEGFDIDVSCPECGKLFPQRNLRLNRQLRNIVEAARELRLQTVKEPETKRLCEKHKEPLKLFCKEDEIPICLVCDRSKQHRDHIIIPAEEAAEEFKEKIQAHLKTLREEREKLLGCKVSGEKRKQEYLRKTQTERQKIVSEFQQLRHFLEEQERLLLTQLEKLDKEIEKIQNENATKLSEQISHLSELISELEGKCQKPASEFLQDVRSTLSRCEKGKFQQPLEISPKQDKRLSDFSQKTVALMETLRKFKDTLPFALETRRGESLGTFRQANVTLDPDTAHPELVLSEDWKSVRREXTGQDLPKNLERFDTEPCVLGWEGFTSGRHCWEVEVVAGRCWAVGVARESVRRKGQISRSPEGGIWAVGQWGSHFQALTSPVTPLPLSRAPSRIWVCLDCDRGQVTFINADDGAPIFTFLLGSVPGERIQPWLQVLGPGSGLRLCA, from the exons ATGGCTGCTGCACATCcagcaaaaactctccaggatgAAATCACCTGTACCCTCTGCCTGGAGTATTTTAAAGATCCGGTGTCTCTAGACTGTGATCACAGtttctgccgagcctgcatcacccagtgctgggagggattcGATATAGACGTCTCCTGCCCGGAATGCGGAAAGCTCTTTCCCCAGAGGAACCTCAGGCTGAACAGGCAGCTCAGGAATATTGtggaagcagccagagaactCAGGTTGCAGACAGTGAAAGAACCAGAAACAAAGAGACTGTGTGAGAAACACAAGGAGCCTCTAAAACTGTTCTGCAAAGAGGATGAAATCCCCATCTGCCTGGTGTGTGACAGatccaagcagcacagagatcACATCATCATTCCTGCAGAGGAAGCTGCCGAAGAATTCAAG GAAAAGATTCAGGCCCATTTGAAgactctgagggaagagagagaaaagctgctgggaTGTAAAGTGAGCGGAGAGAAGAGAAAACAGGAATATCTA AGAAAGACACAaaccgagaggcagaagattgtgtctgaatttcagcaactgcggcacttcctggaggaacaagagcgGCTCCTGCTGACTCAGCTGGAAAAGCTGGACAAGGAGATTGAGAAAATACAGAATGAAAATGCCACTAAACTCTCCGAGCAGATTTCCCATCTCAGTGAGCTGATCagtgagctggaggggaagtgtcagaagccagcgagtgaattcctgcag gaTGTCAGAAGCACCCTGAGCAG GTGTGAGAAAGGAAAGTTCcagcagccactggagatttCTCCTAAACAGGATAAGAGACTCAGTGATTTCTCCCAGAAAACTGTTGCTCTAATGGAGACTCTGAGGAAGTTCAAAG ACACTCTGCCGTTTGCACTGGAGACAAGAAGAGGGGAATCCCTAGGAACATTCAGACAGG caaatgtgactctggatccagacacggctcatccaGAACTTGTCCTGTCTGAGGACTGGAAAAGTGTGAGACGGG ACACAGGGCAGGATCTGCCCAAAAACCTTGAGAGATTTGACActgagccctgtgtgctgggctgggagggattcacctcggggagacactgctgggaggtggaggtggttgCTGGGCgatgctgggctgtgggggtggccagagagtctgtgaggagAAAGGGACAGATCAGTCGTAGCcctgagggggggatctgggctgtggggcagtgggggagtcACTTCCAAGCACTCACTTCccctgtgacccccctgcccctgagccgggcccccagcaggatctgggtttgtctggactgtgaccgggggcaggtAACATTTATCAATGCTGATGATggggccccgatcttcactttcctgCTGGGGTCTGTTCCCGGGGAGAGAATCCAACCCTGGCTCCAAGTGCTGGGACCAGGATCTGGGCTCAGATTGTGTGCCTGA